One window from the genome of Bacteroidota bacterium encodes:
- a CDS encoding AAA family ATPase, with amino-acid sequence MDENKTIKTSITQKDIQNEAVKLANTPTDGTFGLFAVHTANGWIDAVKNKPQPRMLFSEFWHEGELCILFADTNLGKSILAVQMGDSISRGQPIPGFALQTPPQKVLYFDFELSGKQFEIRYMHPTEGHYQFSHRFHRAEIDPDADLPVGFTDYETFLYQSFEQAILHTGSQIIIIDNITYLKNETEKAKDALPLMKLMKALKTKHNLSILALAHTPKRDLAKPITRNDLQGSKMLINFCDSAFAIGESTQSSQLRYLKQIKQRNTAQLYGAENVCVCRIDKPLNFLQFEFLNYSYETEHLHTHEEAGREQLIDEVKQLSKCGHSQRQIASQLGLSLGVVNKYINL; translated from the coding sequence ATGGATGAAAATAAAACTATCAAAACAAGCATCACCCAAAAAGACATTCAAAACGAGGCCGTAAAACTGGCCAATACTCCTACCGACGGTACTTTCGGACTGTTTGCCGTGCACACCGCCAACGGCTGGATTGATGCTGTAAAAAACAAACCCCAGCCCCGTATGCTCTTTAGCGAGTTTTGGCACGAAGGCGAGCTGTGCATACTGTTTGCCGATACCAACCTTGGCAAAAGCATACTGGCCGTGCAAATGGGCGACAGCATTAGTCGCGGGCAGCCCATACCCGGCTTTGCGCTGCAAACCCCGCCGCAAAAGGTGCTGTACTTTGATTTTGAACTATCGGGAAAGCAGTTTGAAATACGTTATATGCACCCTACCGAAGGCCACTACCAATTCAGTCACCGTTTTCACCGTGCTGAGATTGACCCCGATGCTGATTTGCCCGTTGGTTTCACCGATTACGAAACATTTTTGTACCAATCTTTCGAGCAGGCCATATTGCACACAGGTTCGCAAATAATAATTATTGATAATATAACGTATTTGAAAAACGAAACCGAAAAGGCCAAAGATGCCCTACCGCTTATGAAGCTGATGAAAGCCCTCAAAACAAAGCACAACCTATCTATACTGGCCTTAGCCCACACCCCCAAGCGCGATTTGGCCAAGCCCATTACCCGAAACGATTTGCAGGGCAGCAAAATGCTGATAAATTTTTGCGATAGTGCCTTTGCTATTGGCGAGAGTACACAAAGCTCCCAACTGCGCTACCTTAAACAGATAAAGCAACGCAATACCGCCCAACTATACGGGGCTGAAAACGTATGCGTATGCCGCATTGATAAACCCCTTAATTTTTTGCAGTTTGAGTTTTTAAACTACAGTTATGAGACTGAGCATTTGCACACCCACGAAGAAGCCGGCAGGGAGCAACTTATTGATGAAGTGAAACAGCTTAGCAAGTGCGGCCATAGCCAAAGGCAAATAGCATCGCAGTTGGGTTTATCGCTGGGGGTGGTAAACAAATACATCAACCTGTAA